Proteins encoded in a region of the Streptomyces sp. NBC_00258 genome:
- a CDS encoding YibE/F family protein, with product MTTTQQPPIPPSEPPHGHGHDGHGHGGGPGHGPHGPGPGGGGDGPGGGDGGGPGGGGHGHSHSHGPAAPVSMHLRKVIAAVLIPFAAAVVVGLVVLWPGGAPGHERTGVGFDRQTQQATVTKVDKVDCKSVNASGETPTGDTSTAEGSSAQQQASGSCKKATVRVDTGKDKGRTFTEIVQPDSSRQLEQGQEVIVAYAPDAPKELQYSVTDVNRKLPMTLLAGIFAVAVVVVGRMRGVMALVALAASFLILTFFILPAILQGSNPLVVAVVGASAIMLIALYLCHGLSARTSVAVLGTLLSLLLIGLLGSLFIDWAALTGNTDDNTGLIHGLYPSIDMSGLLLAGIIIGSLGVLDDVTVTQTSAVWELHEANPTMGWRGLYRAGIRIGRDHIASVVNTLVLAYAGAALPLLLLFSIAQSSVGTVANSELVAEEIVRTLVGSIGLVASVPVTTVLAALVVSADRPGPAAPAQQEQPQPQPQSGARAPLRGGSGRRRKH from the coding sequence GTGACCACGACGCAGCAGCCCCCAATCCCGCCGTCCGAACCGCCCCACGGACACGGCCACGACGGCCACGGTCACGGCGGCGGACCTGGGCACGGCCCCCACGGCCCCGGACCGGGCGGCGGCGGAGACGGGCCCGGCGGCGGTGACGGTGGCGGACCGGGTGGCGGCGGGCACGGCCACTCCCACAGTCACGGACCCGCAGCACCTGTCTCGATGCATCTGCGCAAGGTCATCGCGGCCGTGCTGATCCCCTTCGCGGCTGCGGTAGTCGTCGGCCTCGTGGTGCTCTGGCCCGGCGGCGCCCCGGGGCACGAGCGCACCGGTGTCGGCTTCGACCGACAGACCCAACAGGCCACCGTGACCAAGGTCGACAAGGTCGACTGCAAATCGGTGAACGCCTCGGGGGAGACGCCGACCGGCGACACCTCGACCGCCGAGGGCTCGTCGGCGCAGCAACAGGCGTCCGGCAGCTGCAAGAAGGCGACGGTCCGGGTCGACACCGGCAAGGACAAGGGCCGTACCTTCACGGAGATCGTCCAGCCGGACTCCTCGCGGCAGCTGGAGCAGGGCCAGGAGGTGATCGTCGCGTATGCGCCGGATGCCCCCAAGGAGCTCCAGTACTCGGTCACCGATGTGAACCGCAAGCTCCCGATGACGCTGCTCGCCGGGATCTTCGCCGTCGCGGTGGTCGTGGTGGGCCGGATGCGCGGCGTCATGGCGCTGGTCGCACTGGCCGCCAGCTTCCTCATCCTGACGTTCTTCATCCTCCCCGCGATCCTGCAGGGCTCGAACCCTCTGGTCGTGGCGGTGGTCGGAGCGAGCGCCATCATGCTGATCGCGCTCTATCTGTGCCATGGACTGTCCGCCCGTACGTCGGTGGCGGTGCTCGGCACCCTGCTCTCCCTGTTGCTGATCGGGCTGCTCGGCTCGCTGTTCATCGACTGGGCCGCGCTGACCGGCAACACGGACGACAACACCGGTCTGATCCACGGGCTGTACCCGTCCATCGACATGAGCGGCCTGCTGCTCGCGGGCATCATCATCGGCTCGCTGGGTGTGCTCGACGACGTGACGGTGACACAGACGTCGGCGGTCTGGGAGCTGCACGAGGCCAATCCGACGATGGGCTGGCGCGGGCTGTACCGCGCGGGCATCCGCATCGGCCGCGACCACATCGCGTCGGTCGTCAACACGCTCGTCCTCGCCTACGCGGGCGCCGCGCTGCCGCTGCTGCTGCTGTTCTCCATCGCGCAGAGCAGTGTGGGGACGGTGGCCAACAGTGAGTTGGTCGCCGAGGAGATCGTGCGCACGCTTGTCGGCTCGATCGGACTGGTCGCCTCCGTGCCGGTGACCACGGTTCTCGCCGCCCTGGTGGTCTCGGCGGACCGCCCGGGCCCCGCCGCGCCGGCGCAACAGGAACAGCCGCAGCCGCAGCCCCAGTCGGGCGCCAGGGCGCCTCTGCGTGGCGGGAGCGGCCGCCGCCGCAAGCACTGA
- a CDS encoding SsgA family sporulation/cell division regulator, whose protein sequence is MRESVVQAEVMMSFVVSEELSFRIPVELRYETCDPYAVRLTFHLPGDAPVTWAFGRELLIDGVGRACGDGDVHIAPADSEGFGDVLIRLQVGGDHALFRCGTAPLLAFLDRTDRLVPLGQERSLADFDTHLDEALNRILAEEQSAG, encoded by the coding sequence ATGCGCGAGTCGGTAGTACAGGCAGAGGTCATGATGAGCTTCGTCGTCTCGGAGGAGCTCTCCTTTCGCATCCCGGTGGAGCTGCGCTACGAGACCTGTGATCCCTATGCCGTGCGGCTGACCTTCCACCTGCCCGGTGACGCCCCGGTGACCTGGGCCTTCGGCCGCGAGCTGCTGATCGACGGGGTGGGCCGGGCGTGCGGGGACGGTGATGTGCACATCGCTCCCGCCGACAGCGAGGGGTTCGGCGATGTGCTGATCCGGCTTCAGGTGGGCGGCGACCACGCGTTGTTCCGCTGCGGGACGGCGCCGCTGCTGGCGTTCCTCGACCGTACGGACCGGCTGGTGCCGCTGGGCCAGGAGCGTTCCCTCGCGGACTTCGACACGCACCTCGACGAGGCGCTGAACCGCATCCTGGCGGAGGAACAGAGCGCCGGATGA